In one Corallococcus silvisoli genomic region, the following are encoded:
- a CDS encoding sensor histidine kinase — MGPVSGTTTRRVLLAFGALVALFAAASGYALGRLADIHEGTHALREVGGRAREARALATAVRDQYAHLAHTIILGNDTHRRFHTEARARVEALTRRLAEQARDAEERAAVADIQASGDALDTLYRDTLLPAVMAKDVHAVEVAHGRALEWVSRIQTRVDALTERSDASMVAFEAHVGAVERDSFRWALLLLGGATLFAAGVGVYIGNSVARPVARLSEGAARLARGDLDARIPEDDPGELGHLAAQLNRMTGALREHQARLVQHEKLAGIGRLAAGVAHEINNPLGVILGYVRLLQRRAEGALAEDLRVVEEEAVRCQDIVEGLLDVARPGRGPLEPVALREACEEVVSRLRESARLAPVAVELHGEGTAWAQAPRLRQVLLNLVKNAAEAAGEGGRVEVRIAVDAQGGARVAVSDSGPGMTAEARARLFEPFFTTKPSGTGLGLAVSQSIAEAHGGRIDVDTGPWGGARFTLSLPAPSREQEAAA; from the coding sequence ATGGGTCCTGTCTCCGGCACCACCACCCGCAGGGTGTTGCTCGCGTTCGGCGCGCTGGTGGCGCTGTTCGCGGCGGCGTCGGGGTATGCGCTCGGCCGGCTGGCGGACATCCATGAGGGCACGCATGCGCTGCGCGAGGTCGGGGGCCGGGCGCGGGAGGCGCGCGCGCTGGCCACCGCGGTGCGGGATCAGTACGCGCACCTGGCGCACACCATCATCCTGGGCAATGACACCCACCGGCGCTTCCACACCGAGGCGCGCGCCCGCGTGGAGGCGCTGACGCGGCGGCTGGCGGAGCAGGCGCGCGACGCGGAGGAGCGCGCGGCGGTGGCGGACATCCAGGCCTCCGGCGACGCCCTGGACACGCTCTACCGGGACACGCTCCTGCCCGCGGTGATGGCGAAGGACGTGCACGCGGTGGAGGTCGCCCACGGGCGCGCGCTGGAGTGGGTGTCGCGCATCCAGACGCGGGTGGACGCGCTGACGGAGCGCTCGGACGCGTCGATGGTGGCCTTCGAGGCGCACGTGGGCGCGGTGGAGCGAGACAGCTTCCGCTGGGCGCTGCTGCTGCTGGGCGGGGCCACGCTGTTCGCTGCCGGGGTGGGGGTCTACATCGGCAACTCGGTGGCCCGGCCGGTGGCGCGCCTGTCGGAGGGCGCGGCGCGGCTGGCGCGCGGGGACCTGGACGCGCGCATCCCGGAGGATGATCCCGGGGAGCTGGGCCACCTGGCCGCGCAGCTCAACCGGATGACGGGGGCGCTGCGGGAGCACCAGGCGCGGCTCGTCCAGCACGAGAAGCTGGCGGGCATTGGACGGCTGGCGGCGGGCGTGGCGCACGAAATCAACAACCCCCTGGGCGTCATCCTGGGATACGTGCGGCTGTTGCAGCGGCGGGCGGAGGGCGCGCTCGCGGAGGACCTGCGCGTGGTGGAGGAGGAGGCGGTGCGCTGCCAGGACATCGTGGAGGGGTTGCTGGACGTGGCGCGTCCGGGGCGCGGGCCGCTGGAGCCGGTGGCGCTGCGCGAGGCGTGCGAGGAGGTCGTGTCCCGCCTGCGCGAGTCCGCGAGACTGGCCCCGGTGGCGGTGGAGCTGCACGGGGAAGGCACCGCGTGGGCGCAGGCGCCGCGCCTGCGGCAGGTGCTGCTCAACCTGGTGAAGAACGCGGCGGAGGCGGCGGGCGAGGGCGGACGGGTGGAGGTGCGCATCGCGGTGGACGCGCAGGGCGGCGCCCGGGTGGCGGTCTCCGACTCCGGGCCCGGGATGACGGCGGAGGCGCGGGCGCGGCTGTTCGAGCCGTTCTTCACGACCAAGCCCTCCGGCACGGGGCTGGGGCTCGCGGTGAGCCAGTCCATCGCGGAGGCGCACGGCGGACGCATCGACGTGGACACGGGCCCGTGGGGCGGCGCGCGCTTCACGCTGTCCCTGCCCGCGCCCTCGCGCGAACAGGAGGCGGCGGCATGA
- a CDS encoding sigma-54-dependent transcriptional regulator → MSGAEPRPSVLVVDDKENMLKLFARILGDAYAVTTAPDGARALALLSARPFDVVVTDIQMPGADGFTVLREVKRRAPDTEVVLVTAYASIPKAVEAIKEGAYDYLSKPFDPDEVALVVARALERQRQHRDARGLAGRVARMPDFHGLRGTSTALQKTHALLAQLAARDLTVVLTGETGTGKELAARALHRESPRRDRPFVAVNCGALPAELVESELFGHAKGAFTGATGAKAGLFEEAHGGTLFLDEVGDLPLPVQVKLNRALQEKEVRRVGTTTPVTVDVRVVAATHRDLAVEVAQGRFREDLYYRLGGVTVRMPALRERREDIALLAMHFLAAANRPELEGFTPPALHALTAAPWPGNVRQLQNAVARAAAVAAGPRITPEDLPPELDVPGSLAAPGPLPAEALAKQPYRETVDRVRDAVSRDYLTALMQEFSGNVTHAAERAGMERESLHRLLKRYGVRTEDFKRGESP, encoded by the coding sequence ATGAGCGGCGCGGAGCCCCGGCCGTCCGTCCTCGTGGTGGACGACAAGGAGAACATGCTCAAGCTGTTCGCGCGCATCCTCGGCGACGCGTACGCGGTGACGACGGCGCCGGACGGGGCGCGGGCGCTGGCCCTGCTGTCCGCGCGGCCCTTCGACGTGGTGGTGACGGACATCCAGATGCCCGGCGCGGATGGCTTCACGGTGCTGCGCGAGGTGAAGCGGCGCGCGCCGGACACGGAGGTGGTGCTCGTCACCGCCTACGCCAGCATCCCCAAGGCGGTGGAGGCCATCAAGGAGGGCGCGTACGACTACCTGTCCAAGCCCTTCGACCCGGACGAGGTGGCGCTGGTGGTGGCCCGCGCGCTGGAGCGCCAGCGCCAGCACCGGGACGCGCGGGGGCTGGCGGGCCGCGTGGCGCGCATGCCGGACTTCCACGGCCTGCGCGGCACCAGCACCGCGCTCCAGAAGACGCACGCGCTGCTCGCGCAGCTGGCGGCGCGCGACCTCACGGTGGTGCTCACCGGCGAGACGGGCACGGGCAAGGAGCTGGCCGCCCGCGCGCTGCACCGGGAGAGCCCCCGCCGCGACAGGCCCTTCGTCGCGGTGAACTGCGGCGCGCTGCCGGCGGAGCTGGTGGAGAGCGAGCTCTTCGGCCACGCGAAGGGGGCCTTCACCGGCGCCACGGGCGCGAAGGCGGGCCTCTTCGAGGAGGCCCACGGCGGCACGCTCTTCCTGGACGAGGTGGGGGACCTGCCGCTCCCCGTGCAGGTGAAGCTCAACCGCGCGCTCCAGGAGAAGGAGGTGCGCCGCGTGGGCACCACCACGCCGGTGACGGTGGACGTGCGCGTGGTGGCGGCGACGCACCGGGACCTCGCGGTGGAGGTGGCGCAAGGGCGCTTCCGCGAGGACCTCTACTACCGGTTGGGCGGCGTGACGGTGCGCATGCCCGCGCTGCGCGAGCGGCGCGAGGACATCGCGCTGCTGGCCATGCACTTCCTCGCCGCCGCGAACCGGCCGGAGCTGGAGGGCTTCACGCCCCCGGCGCTCCACGCGCTCACCGCCGCGCCCTGGCCGGGCAACGTGCGGCAGCTCCAGAACGCGGTCGCGCGCGCGGCCGCGGTGGCGGCGGGCCCACGCATCACGCCGGAGGACCTGCCGCCGGAGCTCGACGTGCCCGGCTCCCTCGCGGCCCCGGGCCCGCTGCCCGCGGAGGCGCTGGCGAAGCAGCCCTACCGCGAGACGGTGGACCGCGTTCGCGACGCCGTGTCCCGCGACTACCTCACCGCGCTGATGCAGGAGTTCTCCGGCAACGTCACCCACGCGGCCGAGCGCGCGGGCATGGAGCGCGAGAGCCTGCACCGCCTGCTCAAGCGCTACGGGGTTCGCACGGAGGACTTCAAGCGCGGCGAGTCACCCTAG
- a CDS encoding RNA polymerase sigma factor: MDAEGPEAGLPPDREDVMAALLAHQRRFLAFLERRVGSRAAAEDLLQTAFARTLEKGGALKDGEGAVAWVYRLLRNALVDHHRRQAAEGRALAVEARDAEGAASEDPELKATVCACLNDLLPTLKPEYAELVHQVDLEGRAVPDVAREVGITANNAGVRLHRARLALKRSLERGCGACAAHGCLDCTCKPRR, encoded by the coding sequence ATGGACGCTGAAGGGCCAGAGGCGGGGCTGCCCCCGGACCGCGAGGACGTGATGGCGGCGCTCCTGGCCCATCAGCGCCGCTTCCTCGCGTTCCTGGAGCGGCGCGTGGGCAGCCGGGCCGCCGCGGAGGACCTGCTCCAGACGGCCTTCGCCCGCACCCTGGAGAAGGGCGGGGCGCTGAAGGATGGCGAGGGCGCGGTGGCGTGGGTCTACCGCCTGCTGCGCAACGCCCTGGTGGACCACCACCGCCGGCAGGCCGCGGAGGGACGCGCGCTGGCGGTGGAGGCCCGCGACGCGGAGGGCGCCGCGTCGGAGGATCCGGAGCTGAAGGCCACCGTGTGCGCGTGCCTGAACGACCTCCTGCCCACGCTCAAGCCTGAGTACGCGGAGCTGGTGCACCAGGTGGACCTGGAGGGGCGCGCGGTGCCGGACGTGGCGCGCGAGGTGGGCATCACCGCCAACAACGCGGGCGTGCGGCTGCACCGCGCGCGGCTGGCGCTCAAGCGTTCGCTGGAGCGCGGCTGCGGCGCGTGCGCGGCGCACGGCTGCCTGGACTGCACCTGCAAGCCCCGTCGGTGA
- a CDS encoding DUF7151 family protein codes for MRRMWSAWGAVLALLGGGCDAIDLSGVTQRNAKTRVRPEPPGEHCRFGGQAVQSGLDLDRDGLLDDAEVTATDYICAAALPEVSTRTRPEPHGANCALGGQAIQSGLDLDANGQLDDAEVTATDYVCATTVANVLLRVRPVSPGAQCALGGQVTHAGHDANANGLLEDEEVSREVLACDEPASVLSRMRSIPAFTAPCDGDENGGSAVEAGVDLNGDTALEPSEVEATGYACGIEPSELKARHQTEPAGSHCARGGTRVDFFQDSNHDGTPDPGGFTSTVYVCHSIRVHDGMFVVTSPVDLVALEGVTHLRGELRISAPTLTDASLPALSVIQGALTVVANSSLRRLSLPALRFVGGDVAVRSNARLDSLTLGTAASAPLWVERSLLVEDNPLLPTLEGLAAVQPRDSITLRANDSLVEPGQLSFVTVLQGSVLFQDNLQVKRTPFVHLTRVHGDVRITNNSLLTAPFGLEQLTSVDGTLELKNNALLEQLAPLGQLTSVGQLELIGNPRLENTVGLDKLTFAGSIHLQGNTGLLSAGDMPLLQRVDEGFFVRFNAQLQRVHRLPQLRGTGAVTLTVNDALTSLEGFSRVTWLHTLEVLGNKQLATLGDLSALRELRFLNLQGNPALTGFNLGELARVTDDFVVVDNAKLPTCLATALAANVFQGDPLGGVHIFNNDDATPCP; via the coding sequence ATGCGACGCATGTGGAGCGCATGGGGGGCGGTGCTGGCGCTCCTCGGCGGCGGCTGTGATGCCATCGACCTCTCGGGTGTCACCCAGCGCAACGCGAAGACCCGGGTGCGCCCGGAGCCCCCGGGCGAGCACTGCCGCTTCGGCGGTCAGGCGGTGCAGTCCGGCCTGGACCTGGACCGCGACGGGCTGCTGGACGACGCGGAGGTCACGGCCACCGACTACATCTGCGCGGCAGCCCTCCCCGAGGTGAGCACCCGCACGCGGCCCGAGCCCCACGGAGCGAACTGCGCGCTCGGAGGACAGGCGATTCAGTCCGGCCTGGACCTGGACGCGAACGGACAGCTGGACGACGCGGAGGTCACCGCCACCGACTACGTCTGCGCCACCACGGTCGCCAACGTGCTCCTGCGCGTGCGGCCGGTGTCTCCCGGCGCGCAGTGCGCCCTGGGCGGGCAGGTGACGCACGCCGGACATGACGCCAACGCCAACGGCCTGCTGGAGGACGAAGAGGTCTCCCGCGAGGTCCTGGCCTGCGACGAGCCGGCCTCCGTGCTCTCACGCATGCGCTCGATTCCCGCCTTCACCGCCCCGTGTGATGGCGACGAGAACGGCGGAAGCGCGGTGGAGGCCGGGGTCGACCTCAATGGAGACACCGCGCTCGAGCCGTCCGAGGTCGAGGCCACCGGCTACGCCTGCGGCATCGAGCCCTCCGAGCTGAAGGCCCGTCACCAGACAGAGCCCGCGGGCTCCCACTGCGCTCGCGGTGGCACGCGCGTGGACTTCTTCCAGGACTCGAACCACGACGGTACGCCCGACCCCGGCGGCTTCACGTCGACCGTGTACGTGTGTCATTCCATCCGCGTGCACGACGGGATGTTCGTCGTGACGAGCCCCGTGGACCTGGTGGCGCTCGAGGGCGTCACCCACCTGAGGGGCGAGCTGCGCATCTCCGCGCCCACGCTGACCGACGCCTCGCTCCCCGCCCTGTCGGTCATCCAGGGGGCGCTGACGGTGGTTGCCAACTCCAGCCTGCGGCGGTTGTCCCTGCCCGCCCTGCGCTTCGTGGGCGGCGACGTGGCGGTGCGCTCCAACGCCCGGCTCGATTCCCTGACGCTGGGCACCGCGGCGAGCGCCCCCCTGTGGGTCGAGCGCAGCCTCCTCGTCGAGGACAACCCCCTGCTCCCCACCCTGGAGGGGCTGGCGGCGGTGCAGCCTCGCGACAGCATCACCCTGCGCGCGAACGACTCGCTGGTGGAGCCCGGCCAGCTGTCCTTCGTCACCGTGCTCCAGGGGTCGGTCCTCTTCCAGGACAACCTCCAGGTGAAGCGGACGCCCTTTGTCCACCTGACCCGGGTCCACGGAGACGTGCGCATCACGAACAACAGCTTGCTGACGGCTCCCTTCGGGCTGGAGCAGCTGACCTCCGTGGACGGCACGCTGGAGCTGAAGAACAACGCGTTGCTCGAGCAGTTGGCACCCCTGGGCCAGCTCACCTCCGTGGGCCAGCTGGAGCTCATCGGCAACCCGCGCCTGGAGAACACCGTGGGGCTCGACAAGCTCACCTTCGCGGGCAGCATCCATCTCCAGGGCAACACGGGGCTCTTGAGCGCCGGGGACATGCCCCTGTTGCAGCGGGTGGATGAGGGCTTCTTCGTGAGATTCAACGCGCAGCTCCAGCGCGTGCACCGCCTGCCCCAGCTGCGTGGCACCGGAGCGGTGACCCTCACCGTCAACGACGCGCTGACGTCGCTGGAAGGCTTCAGCCGGGTGACATGGCTCCATACGCTGGAGGTGCTGGGCAACAAGCAGCTCGCGACGCTGGGCGACCTCTCTGCGCTGCGCGAGTTGAGATTCCTCAACCTCCAGGGCAACCCGGCGCTCACCGGCTTCAACCTGGGAGAGCTGGCCCGCGTGACGGACGACTTCGTCGTCGTGGACAACGCGAAGCTGCCCACGTGCCTGGCCACCGCGCTCGCGGCGAACGTGTTCCAGGGCGACCCGCTGGGGGGCGTGCACATCTTCAACAACGACGACGCGACCCCGTGCCCCTGA
- a CDS encoding heavy metal translocating P-type ATPase, which produces MAHSHPHSPVSASPRPPPFPEDGGPAIDPVCGMEVDPRAPKGGQWEHAGHTWSFCGPKCRQRFQADPGHFLQPRTPPPAAARGTVYVCPMDPEVRRDAPGACPKCGMALEPRTVTARAPADPELRSMTRRFWVGLALSVPLMLLGMSDMLPGQPVQHALSPAALLWAQFALATPVVLWVGAPFFQRGWASVRNRHLNMFTLIALGAGAAYVFSVGATLFPHLLPEGARTGHGGTAPVYYEAAAIILTLVALGQVLELRARHATSGALRALLSLAPATARRIGDDGHEEDVPLAQVHVGQRLRVRPGEKVPVDGEVLEGASAVDESLVTGEPVPVEKGPGAKVTGGTVNGTGTLVMLAERVGRDTLLSRIVQRVAEAQRTRAPIQRLADRVASVFVPAVIAVALLTAAVWAVWGPEPKLAHALVNAVAVLIIACPCALGLATPMSVMVGTGQGARMGVLIRDAAALERMAAVDTLVVDKTGTLTEGKPRLVSVEPAPGVDAAVLLRQAASLERGSEHPLAEALVAGARERGVALGAVDGFQSHPGQGVRGRVDGRDIALGNAALMRSLGVEADALTSRAEALREEGQTVVLMAVDGRAAGLLGVEDPVKASTPEALARLREEGLRVVMLTGDSPTTAQAVARRLGITEVLAGVQPDAKGDAVKQLQAQGRVVAMAGDGVNDAPALARADVGIAMGTGTDIAMESAGVTLVKGDLRGIARARRLSQGVLRNIRQNLFFAFVYNLLGVPLAAGVLYPVFGLLLSPLFASAAMSLSSVSVIGNALRLRRLEP; this is translated from the coding sequence ATGGCGCATTCGCATCCGCATTCCCCTGTCTCCGCTTCACCCAGGCCACCGCCCTTCCCGGAGGATGGGGGGCCCGCCATCGACCCCGTGTGCGGCATGGAGGTGGACCCGCGCGCGCCGAAGGGCGGGCAGTGGGAGCACGCCGGGCACACCTGGTCCTTCTGCGGGCCGAAGTGCCGCCAGCGCTTCCAGGCGGACCCCGGGCACTTCCTCCAGCCTCGGACCCCACCTCCCGCCGCCGCGCGGGGCACGGTGTACGTGTGCCCCATGGATCCGGAGGTGCGGCGGGACGCGCCGGGGGCCTGCCCGAAGTGCGGCATGGCGCTGGAGCCGCGCACGGTGACGGCGCGGGCGCCGGCGGATCCCGAGCTGCGCTCGATGACGCGGCGGTTCTGGGTGGGCCTCGCGCTGAGCGTGCCGCTGATGCTGCTGGGCATGTCGGACATGCTGCCGGGCCAGCCGGTGCAGCACGCGCTGTCGCCCGCGGCGCTGCTGTGGGCGCAGTTCGCGCTGGCGACGCCGGTGGTGCTGTGGGTGGGCGCGCCGTTCTTCCAGCGGGGCTGGGCGTCGGTGCGGAACCGGCACCTGAACATGTTCACGCTCATCGCGCTGGGCGCGGGCGCGGCGTATGTCTTCAGCGTGGGGGCCACGCTGTTCCCGCACCTGTTGCCCGAAGGCGCGCGGACGGGGCACGGCGGCACCGCGCCCGTGTACTACGAAGCCGCCGCCATCATCCTCACGCTGGTGGCGCTGGGGCAGGTGCTGGAGTTGCGCGCCCGCCACGCGACGTCCGGCGCGCTGCGGGCCCTGCTGTCGCTGGCCCCCGCCACCGCGAGGCGCATCGGCGATGACGGCCACGAAGAGGACGTCCCGCTGGCCCAGGTGCACGTGGGCCAGCGGCTGCGCGTGCGCCCGGGTGAGAAGGTGCCGGTGGACGGCGAGGTGCTGGAGGGCGCGAGCGCGGTGGACGAATCGCTCGTCACCGGCGAGCCGGTGCCGGTGGAGAAGGGCCCGGGCGCGAAGGTGACGGGCGGCACGGTGAACGGCACGGGGACGCTGGTGATGCTCGCGGAGCGCGTGGGACGCGACACGCTGCTGTCGCGCATCGTCCAGCGCGTGGCCGAGGCGCAGCGCACGCGGGCCCCCATCCAGCGCCTGGCGGACCGCGTGGCCAGCGTCTTCGTGCCCGCGGTCATCGCGGTGGCGCTGCTGACGGCGGCCGTGTGGGCGGTGTGGGGACCGGAGCCGAAGCTCGCGCACGCGCTGGTGAACGCGGTGGCGGTGCTGATCATCGCCTGCCCGTGCGCGCTGGGGCTGGCCACGCCGATGTCCGTGATGGTGGGCACCGGTCAGGGCGCGCGCATGGGCGTCCTCATCCGCGACGCGGCGGCCCTGGAGCGGATGGCGGCGGTGGACACGCTGGTGGTGGACAAGACGGGCACGCTCACGGAGGGCAAGCCGCGCCTCGTGTCGGTGGAGCCCGCGCCGGGCGTGGACGCGGCCGTGCTCCTGCGGCAGGCCGCGAGCCTGGAGCGCGGCAGCGAGCACCCCCTGGCCGAGGCCCTGGTCGCGGGCGCGAGGGAGCGAGGCGTCGCGCTCGGAGCCGTGGACGGCTTCCAGTCCCACCCGGGCCAGGGCGTCCGGGGCCGCGTGGACGGCCGCGACATCGCGCTGGGCAACGCGGCGCTGATGCGGAGCCTGGGCGTGGAGGCGGACGCGCTGACCTCTCGCGCGGAGGCGCTGCGTGAGGAAGGGCAGACCGTGGTGCTGATGGCGGTGGACGGCCGCGCGGCGGGCCTGCTGGGCGTGGAGGACCCCGTGAAGGCGTCCACGCCGGAGGCCCTGGCGCGGCTGCGCGAGGAGGGCCTGCGGGTGGTGATGCTGACCGGCGACAGCCCCACCACGGCCCAGGCGGTGGCGCGCAGGCTGGGCATCACCGAGGTGCTCGCGGGCGTGCAGCCGGACGCGAAGGGCGACGCGGTGAAGCAGCTCCAGGCACAGGGCCGCGTGGTGGCGATGGCGGGCGACGGCGTGAACGACGCACCGGCGCTGGCCCGGGCGGACGTGGGCATCGCGATGGGGACGGGCACCGACATCGCCATGGAGAGCGCGGGCGTGACGCTGGTGAAGGGCGACCTGCGGGGCATCGCGCGCGCGCGCCGGTTGAGCCAGGGCGTTCTGCGCAACATCCGACAGAACCTCTTCTTCGCCTTTGTCTACAACCTGCTGGGCGTGCCGCTGGCGGCGGGGGTGCTCTACCCCGTCTTCGGCCTGCTCTTGAGCCCGCTGTTCGCGAGCGCGGCGATGAGCCTCTCGTCGGTCTCCGTCATCGGCAACGCCCTGCGGTTGCGCCGGCTGGAGCCGTAG
- a CDS encoding four-helix bundle copper-binding protein, which produces MANAESERDNDELHECIDQCLACHRICLVTLADCLHQGGRHAESKDLQLLMDCADICETNARFMLRNSDLYSRTCFACAEVCEACADACEQRSEEGLMKACAEACRRCEASCRRMSGGMMSQPINPEAAQHAADLPA; this is translated from the coding sequence ATGGCGAACGCCGAATCAGAGCGGGACAACGACGAGCTGCATGAGTGCATCGACCAATGTCTGGCCTGCCACCGCATCTGTCTGGTGACGCTGGCGGACTGTCTGCACCAGGGAGGCAGGCACGCCGAGTCGAAGGACCTCCAACTGCTGATGGACTGCGCGGACATCTGTGAGACGAACGCGCGCTTCATGCTGCGCAACTCCGACCTCTATTCGCGCACCTGCTTCGCCTGCGCGGAGGTGTGCGAGGCCTGCGCCGACGCCTGTGAGCAGCGGAGCGAAGAGGGGTTGATGAAGGCCTGCGCGGAGGCGTGCCGCCGCTGCGAGGCGTCCTGCCGGCGGATGAGCGGTGGGATGATGTCCCAGCCCATCAACCCGGAGGCCGCTCAGCACGCCGCTGACCTGCCCGCCTGA
- a CDS encoding aromatic ring-hydroxylating oxygenase subunit alpha, which yields MNAREEGRAPGASPSHISVVRLPHSWFILCTSRELKDQPLARTLQGTPLVLFRGEGGKPGALVDRCPHRNVPLSLGRVREGQLECGYHGWRFDSGGQCRLIPGLVGEPEAKSRCATSHAAREQDGFVWVYSTPGVEPTTEPFRFPLLDAPDYTTVRRVLRAPGSLHAVLENTLDVPHTAFLHGGLFRTAEKRNEIDVVVRRSADRVEAEYLGEPAPKGLVGRLLAPGGGVVQHFDRFLMPSIAQVEYRIGERSHVLVNSAMTPVGDWDTLVYAVVTFKLPVPRLLLKAALPFVLPVGLHIFGQDARILAKQTDSIRRFGTESYASTEIDVLGPGILRLMRAQERERTAPPPDTVHETRVRMRT from the coding sequence ATGAATGCCCGCGAGGAAGGCCGCGCCCCCGGTGCGTCCCCCAGTCACATCTCGGTCGTCCGGCTGCCGCACTCGTGGTTCATCCTGTGCACGTCGCGCGAGCTGAAGGACCAGCCGCTCGCGCGCACGCTCCAGGGCACCCCCCTGGTGCTGTTCCGGGGCGAGGGCGGCAAGCCCGGCGCGCTGGTGGACCGGTGTCCCCATCGCAACGTGCCCTTGTCGCTGGGGCGCGTGCGGGAAGGGCAGCTGGAGTGCGGCTACCACGGCTGGCGCTTCGACTCCGGAGGACAGTGCCGGCTCATCCCCGGGCTCGTGGGGGAACCGGAGGCGAAGTCCCGCTGCGCCACGTCCCACGCGGCGCGAGAGCAGGACGGCTTCGTCTGGGTCTACTCCACGCCCGGCGTGGAGCCCACCACGGAGCCCTTCCGCTTCCCGCTGCTGGACGCGCCGGACTACACCACCGTGCGCCGGGTGCTCCGCGCGCCGGGGTCGCTGCACGCGGTGCTGGAGAACACGCTGGACGTGCCGCACACGGCCTTCCTCCACGGCGGCCTGTTCCGCACCGCGGAGAAGCGCAACGAAATCGACGTGGTGGTGCGCCGGAGCGCGGACCGCGTGGAGGCGGAGTACCTCGGGGAGCCCGCGCCCAAGGGCCTGGTGGGGCGGCTGCTCGCGCCGGGCGGCGGGGTGGTGCAGCACTTCGACCGCTTCCTGATGCCGTCCATCGCGCAGGTGGAGTACCGCATCGGGGAGCGGAGCCACGTCCTGGTCAACTCCGCCATGACGCCGGTGGGGGACTGGGACACGCTCGTGTACGCGGTGGTGACGTTCAAGCTGCCGGTGCCACGCCTGCTCCTGAAGGCCGCGCTGCCCTTCGTCCTGCCGGTGGGGCTGCACATCTTCGGTCAGGACGCGCGCATCCTGGCGAAGCAGACGGACTCCATCCGCCGCTTCGGCACGGAGTCCTACGCCTCCACCGAAATCGACGTGCTGGGCCCGGGCATCCTGCGCCTGATGCGCGCCCAGGAGCGCGAGCGGACCGCCCCTCCGCCGGACACGGTGCACGAGACGCGCGTGCGCATGCGCACGTAG
- a CDS encoding PLP-dependent cysteine synthase family protein, translating to MRPPCRPLPADGRFLQAVGPTPLVPVRLDPEGPTIWCKLEFLNPSGSTKDRIARYMLEKAWRLGELCPGGDVVEASSGSTSIAMALASAQMGCRFTAVMPEGVTEERLIAIRAYGGEVELVPRAEGIRGAIARAEALAKERGGYAPRQFENPDNAEAHRVWTGQEILAQVPGGLVHGVVSGVGTGGTIVGLYQAFAEAGCPVTAFVARPIAGLGCDIECCSFSARVPGVVDGLSKLYREADLPGRVELDVSDDLAMRTARALIRRGFPVGPSSGLNYAAAVEAAKRLGPQAQVVTVFPDRMERYFSTELVQPRPQARPT from the coding sequence ATGCGCCCTCCCTGCCGCCCGCTCCCCGCTGATGGTCGCTTCCTCCAGGCCGTGGGGCCCACGCCGCTCGTCCCCGTGCGGCTGGACCCGGAGGGCCCCACCATCTGGTGCAAGCTGGAGTTCCTCAACCCCAGCGGCTCCACCAAGGACCGCATCGCGCGGTACATGCTGGAGAAGGCCTGGCGGCTGGGCGAGCTGTGCCCGGGCGGCGACGTGGTGGAGGCGTCCAGCGGCTCCACGAGCATCGCCATGGCGCTGGCGAGCGCGCAGATGGGCTGCCGCTTCACGGCGGTGATGCCAGAGGGCGTGACGGAGGAGCGGCTCATCGCCATCCGCGCCTACGGCGGCGAGGTGGAGCTGGTGCCGCGCGCGGAGGGCATCCGGGGCGCCATCGCGCGCGCGGAGGCCCTGGCGAAGGAGCGCGGGGGCTACGCGCCCCGCCAGTTCGAGAACCCGGACAACGCGGAGGCCCACCGCGTGTGGACGGGGCAGGAGATTCTGGCGCAGGTGCCGGGCGGGCTGGTGCACGGCGTGGTGAGCGGCGTGGGCACGGGTGGCACCATCGTGGGGCTGTATCAGGCGTTCGCGGAGGCGGGCTGTCCGGTGACGGCCTTCGTCGCGCGGCCCATCGCCGGGCTGGGCTGCGACATCGAGTGTTGCAGCTTCAGCGCGCGCGTGCCGGGCGTGGTGGACGGCCTGTCCAAGCTGTACCGCGAAGCGGACCTGCCGGGGCGCGTGGAGCTGGACGTCTCCGACGACCTGGCCATGCGCACCGCGCGCGCGCTCATCCGGCGCGGCTTCCCCGTGGGCCCGTCCTCCGGGCTCAACTACGCGGCGGCGGTGGAGGCGGCGAAGCGGCTGGGCCCGCAGGCGCAGGTGGTGACGGTGTTCCCCGACCGCATGGAGCGCTACTTCTCCACGGAGCTCGTCCAGCCCCGGCCGCAGGCCCGCCCCACCTGA